One part of the Symphalangus syndactylus isolate Jambi chromosome 1, NHGRI_mSymSyn1-v2.1_pri, whole genome shotgun sequence genome encodes these proteins:
- the LOC129490633 gene encoding zinc finger protein 195-like — translation MILAGEKLSKCETWYKGFNHGPNPSKHQRSEIGGKPFKCEECDSIFKWFSDLTKHKRIHTGEKPYKCDECGKAYTQSSHLSEHRRIHTGEKPYQCEECGKVFRTCSSLSNHKRTHSEEKPYTCEECGNIFKQLSDLTKHKKTHTGEKPYKCEECGKNFTQSSNLIVHKRIHTGEKPYKCEECGRVFMWFSDITKHKKTHTGEKPYKCEECGKNFTQSSNLIVRKRIHTGEKSYKCEKCGKAFTQFSHLTVYESIHT, via the coding sequence ATGATTCTTGCTGGAGAGAAACTCTCCAAATGTGAAACATGGTACAAAGGTTTTAACCACGGCCCAAATCCTTCCAAACACCAGAGAAGTGAGATTGGAGGGAAACCTTTCAAATGTGAGGAATGTGACAGCATCTTCAAATGGTTCTCAGACCTTACTAAGCATAAGAGAAttcacactggtgagaaaccatacaaatgtgaCGAATGTGGGAAAGCCTATACGCAGTCCTCACACCTCAGTGAACACAGGAGGATTCACACCGGAGAGAAACCCTAccaatgtgaagaatgtgggaaAGTCTTCAGAACTTGCTCAAGCCTTTCTAACCATAAGAGAACTCATTCTGAAGAAAAACCCTACacgtgtgaagaatgtggcaacaTCTTTAAGCAGTTATCAGACCTCACTAAGCATAAGAAAAcccatactggagagaaaccctacaaatgtgaggAATGTGGAAAAAACTTTACCCAGTCCTCCAACCTTATTGTAcacaagagaattcatactggagagaaaccctacaaatgtgaagaatgtggcagagTCTTTATGTGGTTCTCAGACATTACCAAGCATAAGAAAAcccatactggagagaaaccgtacaaatgtgaagaatgtggaaaGAACTTTACCCAGTCCTCAAACCTTATTGTAcgtaagagaattcatactggagagaaatccTACAAGTGTGAAAAGTGTGGCAAAGCCTTCACCCAGTTCTCACACCTGACTGTATATGAAAGCATTCAtacttga